The following proteins are co-located in the Chloroflexota bacterium genome:
- a CDS encoding acyl-CoA dehydrogenase family protein, translating to MDFQLSSQQEAFRQEVDDFTRRELPANWAEESHYWPGGYGTIPDFEELTPAGEEFRRRLGEKGWLTISWPKEYGGAGRSHIEQAIFHERLSYHRAPGPGIATLIVGPTIISFGSEESKKEW from the coding sequence ATGGATTTCCAGTTGAGCAGCCAGCAAGAGGCATTCAGGCAGGAAGTCGATGACTTCACAAGAAGAGAGCTTCCGGCGAACTGGGCGGAGGAGAGCCACTACTGGCCCGGCGGATACGGCACAATTCCGGATTTCGAGGAACTGACTCCCGCTGGAGAAGAGTTCAGACGTCGGTTAGGAGAGAAAGGCTGGCTCACTATTTCGTGGCCGAAGGAGTATGGGGGCGCAGGGCGTTCCCACATCGAACAGGCCATCTTCCATGAACGGTTGAGCTATCATAGAGCACCCGGTCCCGGGATTGCCACGCTGATCGTCGGCCCCACCATTATCAGCTTTGGCAGCGAAGAGTCAAAGAAGGAATGG
- a CDS encoding acyl-CoA dehydrogenase family protein, with product MDFRFSVEEEAFRQEVRQWLREEIPPRWTELDPGLWEETEESWALLRQFQRKLGDKGWLAPAYPKAYGGSEMSHVRRLVLAEELYYHRAPVGIEMEISVNWVGGAVLLFGSEKQKKKYLAEVAKGESCFCLGYSEPNSGSDLASIQTRAVEDGDSWVINGQKTWCSFAHYANYCWLGARTDPNAPKHRGISMFIIDMKTPGITVKPLINILNQHSFNEVFLDDVRVPKDALVGERNNGWYQLAMALDYERSMIGTAAGNQRLIEELIQYAKEARHSGTSDDDDPLIKDELAELVVENEVLRMMCYRIAWMYAKGLHPSYESSMSLLFSSELMRHTASVGMRVLGHYGELSQDSKWAIAGARMMRTYLSCISIGVGGGTNEIQRNIVAMRGLGLPRQQ from the coding sequence ATGGACTTTAGATTCTCGGTAGAGGAAGAGGCATTCCGCCAAGAGGTAAGACAGTGGCTAAGAGAAGAGATCCCACCTAGGTGGACTGAACTGGATCCTGGATTGTGGGAGGAAACCGAGGAGTCGTGGGCCCTTCTGCGTCAGTTCCAACGCAAATTGGGCGATAAGGGTTGGCTGGCACCAGCATACCCCAAGGCGTACGGAGGCTCGGAGATGAGCCACGTGAGACGGCTTGTCCTAGCTGAGGAATTGTACTACCACAGGGCTCCGGTAGGTATCGAGATGGAGATATCGGTGAACTGGGTGGGTGGTGCCGTGTTGCTTTTTGGCAGTGAGAAGCAGAAGAAGAAGTATCTTGCTGAAGTAGCGAAGGGAGAGTCGTGCTTCTGCCTGGGATACAGTGAGCCCAACTCCGGTTCAGACCTCGCGTCTATTCAAACGCGAGCTGTAGAGGATGGTGATAGCTGGGTGATCAATGGGCAGAAGACGTGGTGCAGTTTTGCGCACTATGCCAACTATTGCTGGCTGGGGGCAAGAACCGACCCCAACGCGCCCAAGCATAGAGGCATCAGTATGTTCATCATCGATATGAAGACCCCTGGCATAACCGTCAAGCCTCTCATAAACATCCTGAACCAACATTCATTCAATGAGGTCTTCCTTGACGATGTACGTGTACCTAAGGATGCTCTGGTCGGCGAGAGAAACAATGGATGGTACCAGCTGGCGATGGCGCTCGATTATGAGCGCTCCATGATCGGCACAGCTGCTGGGAACCAACGCCTCATCGAGGAATTGATACAGTACGCGAAGGAAGCTAGACACTCCGGCACTAGTGATGACGACGACCCTTTGATAAAAGATGAGTTAGCAGAGCTGGTGGTAGAGAACGAGGTTCTGCGAATGATGTGCTACCGTATCGCCTGGATGTATGCCAAAGGCCTTCACCCTAGCTATGAGTCCTCCATGTCATTACTGTTCTCAAGCGAACTCATGAGACACACAGCAAGCGTCGGAATGCGAGTTTTGGGTCACTATGGTGAATTGAGCCAAGACTCGAAATGGGCTATCGCTGGAGCTAGGATGATGCGAACATACTTAAGCTGCATATCCATAGGTGTTGGCGGAGGCACCAACGAGATTCAACGGAACATCGTCGCCATGAGAGGGCTGGGATTACCCCGTCAGCAATGA